In Brassica oleracea var. oleracea cultivar TO1000 unplaced genomic scaffold, BOL UnpScaffold00967, whole genome shotgun sequence, a single window of DNA contains:
- the LOC106320584 gene encoding heat stress transcription factor A-1b-like isoform X1, translating into MEPVLEPAPSVNSNPSPIPPPINSVPPFLSKTYDMVDDLSTNEVVSWSSGNNSFVVWDVPEFSKVFLPKYFKHNNFSSFVRQLNTYGFRKVDPDRWEFANEGFLRDQKQLLKGITRRKSSHVQQQNQQQTQVENSSLAPCVEVGKCGIAEEEVERLERDKNVLMQELVRLRHQQQATEHQLKDAVQKVQAMEQRQQQMMSFLAKVVQSPGFLNQLVAQQSSNDGDRQIQGSSNKKRRLPGEEANDVDRQIVKYQPSINEAAQTMLRQFLNMSSSNECESVSNSLNSSNTVSGVTLPEVSPDSAYSATNQVPEAGLAHHPQAGLVQPNLGPSPAAASWSPESECKTGNGECLDPIMAALGGSLEMEGDAVSPKGEGEMKELLVSQLPGVQDPFWEQFFADEAPVSGDAEETISGSVENNDLAMEQELSEWTRDQQQVNHITEQMGFLSSETHGGKNEKHLLCIDVLS; encoded by the exons ATGGAACCGGTTCTTGAACCAGCACCGTCCGTGAACTCAAACCCGTCGCCTATACCGCCTCCGATTAACTCTGTGCCCCCTTTCTTGAGCAAAACCTACGACATGGTTGATGATCTTTCCACCAATGAGGTCGTTTCTTGGAGCAGCGGGAACAACAGCTTCGTCGTCTGGGACGTGCCCGAGTTCTCGAAGGTGTTCTTGCCTAAGTACTTCAAGCACAACAATTTCTCCAGCTTCGTCAGACAGTTAAATACATAT GGATTCAGAAAAGTTGATCCAGATCGATGGGAATTTGCAAACGAGGGATTCTTAAGAGACCAAAAACAACTACTAAAGGGCATTACAAGGAGGAAATCTTCGCACGTGCAGCAGCAGAATCAGCAACAAACTCAAGTTGAGAACTCATCTCTTGCTCCTTGTGTCGAGGTAGGGAAGTGTGGAATAGCAGAAGAAGAAGTGGAAAGACTCGAGAGGGATAAGAACGTTCTTATGCAGGAACTTGTCAGGTTAAGGCATCAACAGCAGGCCACCGAACACCAGCTGAAGGATGCGGTTCAGAAAGTTCAGGCGATGGAGCAGAGGCAACAGCAAATGATGTCGTTTTTGGCCAAGGTTGTTCAGAGTCCAGGCTTCTTAAACCAGTTAGTAGCACAACAGAGTAGTAATGATGGTGACAGACAGATTCAGGGTAGCAGCAACAAAAAGAGGAGACTTCCTGGGGAGGAGGCTAATGATGTTGACCGTCAGATTGTTAAGTATCAGCCATCGATAAACGAAGCAGCACAGACTATGCTTCGACAGTTCTTGAATATGAGTAGCTCAAATGAGTGTGAATCGGTTTCAAACTCTCTGAACTCCTCGAATACAGTATCTGGAGTAACACTGCCCGAGGTTTCACCCGACTCGGCTTATTCAGCAACGAACCAAGTACCTGAGGCAGGTTTGGCTCATCATCCTCAAGCTGGTCTGGTTCAGCCAAACTTAGGTCCAAGTCCAGCTGCAGCTTCTTGGAGCCCTGAATCTGAATGCAAGACAGGTAATGGAGAATGTTTGGATCCAATAATGGCTGCTTTAGGGGGGTCGCTGGAGATGGAAGGCGATGCAGTTTCTCCTAAAGGTGAGGGAGAGATGAAAGAGTTACTTGTCTCTCAGCTGCCTGGAGTCCAAGACCCATTCTGGGAACAGTTTTTTGCTGATGAAGCCCCAGTGAGTGGAGACGCAGAAGAGACCATATCAGGGTCTGTGGAGAATAATGACTTGGCAATGGAGCAAGAACTGAGCGAGTGGACTAGGGATCAACAACAAGTGAACCATATCACTGAACAAATGGGGTTTCTTTCTTCGGAAACACATGGAGGTAAGAATGAAAAGCATCTTCTCTGCATCGATGTTCTGTCTTGA
- the LOC106320584 gene encoding heat stress transcription factor A-1b-like isoform X3, with the protein MSVQGFRKVDPDRWEFANEGFLRDQKQLLKGITRRKSSHVQQQNQQQTQVENSSLAPCVEVGKCGIAEEEVERLERDKNVLMQELVRLRHQQQATEHQLKDAVQKVQAMEQRQQQMMSFLAKVVQSPGFLNQLVAQQSSNDGDRQIQGSSNKKRRLPGEEANDVDRQIVKYQPSINEAAQTMLRQFLNMSSSNECESVSNSLNSSNTVSGVTLPEVSPDSAYSATNQVPEAGLAHHPQAGLVQPNLGPSPAAASWSPESECKTGNGECLDPIMAALGGSLEMEGDAVSPKGEGEMKELLVSQLPGVQDPFWEQFFADEAPVSGDAEETISGSVENNDLAMEQELSEWTRDQQQVNHITEQMGFLSSETHGGKNEKHLLCIDVLS; encoded by the exons ATGTCAGTCCAG GGATTCAGAAAAGTTGATCCAGATCGATGGGAATTTGCAAACGAGGGATTCTTAAGAGACCAAAAACAACTACTAAAGGGCATTACAAGGAGGAAATCTTCGCACGTGCAGCAGCAGAATCAGCAACAAACTCAAGTTGAGAACTCATCTCTTGCTCCTTGTGTCGAGGTAGGGAAGTGTGGAATAGCAGAAGAAGAAGTGGAAAGACTCGAGAGGGATAAGAACGTTCTTATGCAGGAACTTGTCAGGTTAAGGCATCAACAGCAGGCCACCGAACACCAGCTGAAGGATGCGGTTCAGAAAGTTCAGGCGATGGAGCAGAGGCAACAGCAAATGATGTCGTTTTTGGCCAAGGTTGTTCAGAGTCCAGGCTTCTTAAACCAGTTAGTAGCACAACAGAGTAGTAATGATGGTGACAGACAGATTCAGGGTAGCAGCAACAAAAAGAGGAGACTTCCTGGGGAGGAGGCTAATGATGTTGACCGTCAGATTGTTAAGTATCAGCCATCGATAAACGAAGCAGCACAGACTATGCTTCGACAGTTCTTGAATATGAGTAGCTCAAATGAGTGTGAATCGGTTTCAAACTCTCTGAACTCCTCGAATACAGTATCTGGAGTAACACTGCCCGAGGTTTCACCCGACTCGGCTTATTCAGCAACGAACCAAGTACCTGAGGCAGGTTTGGCTCATCATCCTCAAGCTGGTCTGGTTCAGCCAAACTTAGGTCCAAGTCCAGCTGCAGCTTCTTGGAGCCCTGAATCTGAATGCAAGACAGGTAATGGAGAATGTTTGGATCCAATAATGGCTGCTTTAGGGGGGTCGCTGGAGATGGAAGGCGATGCAGTTTCTCCTAAAGGTGAGGGAGAGATGAAAGAGTTACTTGTCTCTCAGCTGCCTGGAGTCCAAGACCCATTCTGGGAACAGTTTTTTGCTGATGAAGCCCCAGTGAGTGGAGACGCAGAAGAGACCATATCAGGGTCTGTGGAGAATAATGACTTGGCAATGGAGCAAGAACTGAGCGAGTGGACTAGGGATCAACAACAAGTGAACCATATCACTGAACAAATGGGGTTTCTTTCTTCGGAAACACATGGAGGTAAGAATGAAAAGCATCTTCTCTGCATCGATGTTCTGTCTTGA
- the LOC106320584 gene encoding heat stress transcription factor A-1b-like isoform X2, whose amino-acid sequence MEPVLEPAPSVNSNPSPIPPPINSVPPFLSKTYDMVDDLSTNEVVSWSSGNNSFVVWDVPEFSKVFLPKYFKHNNFSSFVRQLNTYGFRKVDPDRWEFANEGFLRDQKQLLKGITRRKSSHVQQQNQQQTQVENSSLAPCVEVGKCGIAEEEVERLERDKNVLMQELVRLRHQQQATEHQLKDAVQKVQAMEQRQQQMMSFLAKVVQSPGFLNQLVAQQSSNDGDRQIQGSSNKKRRLPGEEANDVDRQIVKYQPSINEAAQTMLRQFLNMSSSNECESVSNSLNSSNTVSGVTLPEVSPDSAYSATNQVPEAGLAHHPQAGLVQPNLGPSPAAASWSPESECKTGNGECLDPIMAALGGSLEMEGDAVSPKGEGEMKELLVSQLPGVQDPFWEQFFADEAPVSGDAEETISGSVENNDLAMEQELSEWTRDQQQVNHITEQMGFLSSETHGGEAVKGI is encoded by the exons ATGGAACCGGTTCTTGAACCAGCACCGTCCGTGAACTCAAACCCGTCGCCTATACCGCCTCCGATTAACTCTGTGCCCCCTTTCTTGAGCAAAACCTACGACATGGTTGATGATCTTTCCACCAATGAGGTCGTTTCTTGGAGCAGCGGGAACAACAGCTTCGTCGTCTGGGACGTGCCCGAGTTCTCGAAGGTGTTCTTGCCTAAGTACTTCAAGCACAACAATTTCTCCAGCTTCGTCAGACAGTTAAATACATAT GGATTCAGAAAAGTTGATCCAGATCGATGGGAATTTGCAAACGAGGGATTCTTAAGAGACCAAAAACAACTACTAAAGGGCATTACAAGGAGGAAATCTTCGCACGTGCAGCAGCAGAATCAGCAACAAACTCAAGTTGAGAACTCATCTCTTGCTCCTTGTGTCGAGGTAGGGAAGTGTGGAATAGCAGAAGAAGAAGTGGAAAGACTCGAGAGGGATAAGAACGTTCTTATGCAGGAACTTGTCAGGTTAAGGCATCAACAGCAGGCCACCGAACACCAGCTGAAGGATGCGGTTCAGAAAGTTCAGGCGATGGAGCAGAGGCAACAGCAAATGATGTCGTTTTTGGCCAAGGTTGTTCAGAGTCCAGGCTTCTTAAACCAGTTAGTAGCACAACAGAGTAGTAATGATGGTGACAGACAGATTCAGGGTAGCAGCAACAAAAAGAGGAGACTTCCTGGGGAGGAGGCTAATGATGTTGACCGTCAGATTGTTAAGTATCAGCCATCGATAAACGAAGCAGCACAGACTATGCTTCGACAGTTCTTGAATATGAGTAGCTCAAATGAGTGTGAATCGGTTTCAAACTCTCTGAACTCCTCGAATACAGTATCTGGAGTAACACTGCCCGAGGTTTCACCCGACTCGGCTTATTCAGCAACGAACCAAGTACCTGAGGCAGGTTTGGCTCATCATCCTCAAGCTGGTCTGGTTCAGCCAAACTTAGGTCCAAGTCCAGCTGCAGCTTCTTGGAGCCCTGAATCTGAATGCAAGACAGGTAATGGAGAATGTTTGGATCCAATAATGGCTGCTTTAGGGGGGTCGCTGGAGATGGAAGGCGATGCAGTTTCTCCTAAAGGTGAGGGAGAGATGAAAGAGTTACTTGTCTCTCAGCTGCCTGGAGTCCAAGACCCATTCTGGGAACAGTTTTTTGCTGATGAAGCCCCAGTGAGTGGAGACGCAGAAGAGACCATATCAGGGTCTGTGGAGAATAATGACTTGGCAATGGAGCAAGAACTGAGCGAGTGGACTAGGGATCAACAACAAGTGAACCATATCACTGAACAAATGGGGTTTCTTTCTTCGGAAACACATGGAG GAGAGGCTGTTAAGGGGATATGA
- the LOC106320586 gene encoding syntaxin-21-like, giving the protein FKSIFSVWACCVTSYLAATCYLTLNYTHSRQEVVFLDNEITFNEAIIEEREHGIREIQEQIGEVNEIFNDLAVLVNDQGVMIDDISSNIDNSHAATSQATAQLRKASKTQRANSSLTCLLILIFGIVILIVIIVVLV; this is encoded by the exons TTTAAATCCATCTTTTCAGTTTGGGCATGCTGTGTTACCTCATATCTTGCAGCGACATGCTATTTAACTTTGAATTATACTCATTCCAGGCAAGAAGTGGTGTTTTTAGATAACGAGATAACATTCAATGAAGCAATTATTGAGGAAAGAGAGCACGGAATCAGAGAAATTCAAGAACAGATTGGTGAAGTGAATGAAATCTTCAATGATCTAGCTGTTTTAGTGAACGATCAAGGAGTTATGATCG ATGACATCAGCTCCAACATTGATAACTCACATGCTGCAACCTCGCAAGCCACTGCACAACTCAGAAAAGCATCTAAAACTCAAAGAGCAAACTCATCCTTG ACATGCCTTCTTATTCTCATATTTGGGATTGTTATACTCATTGTCATCATCGTTGTCCTGGTCTGA